The DNA sequence ACAAGGTTGGGAGATACCCTCCATTTCTTTCTTTATGACACGGCAAAGGTCTTTCTGCTTTTGATTACTATCATATTCGTTGTTGCAATTATACGGAGTTTCTTTCCTCCTGAACGTGCCCGCAAACTACTCGGCCATCGCCGGGAATATGTGGGGAATTTTCTCGCTGCGTTGCTTGGTATCGTTACACCATTTTGCTCCTGCTCTGCAGTGCCCATGTTTATCGGTTTTATTGAATCAGGACTGCCCCTGGGGGTAACCTTTTCCTTTCTCATCTCCTCGCCTGCCGTAAACGAGGTAGCCCTGGTCATGCTCTGGGGTCTGTTCGGGTGGAAGATTGCCCTCCTCTATACCGCTACAGGCATTGCAGTCGCCTTCTTTGGCGGTATTATTATTGGAAAACTGAAATTAGAAAACCAGGTTGAAGACTATGTCTACCAGATCAAGATGGGTGAAGCCGAAATAGCCGTTCCCACATGGAAGGAACGGATCGAATATGCCCGGGGCTACACGAAAGACATTCTGAAGAAAGTATGGATTTTTGTTATTGTTGGGATCGGTTTCGGGGCCTTAATCCATGGCTATGTTCCAATGGACTACGTCTTGAAATATGCCGGACGGGACAATCCCTTTGCCGTAATAGTGGCTGTTCTTCTGGGTATTC is a window from the Pseudomonadota bacterium genome containing:
- a CDS encoding permease; protein product: MLKFLADSLVYTLMGIQPGTRLGDTLHFFLYDTAKVFLLLITIIFVVAIIRSFFPPERARKLLGHRREYVGNFLAALLGIVTPFCSCSAVPMFIGFIESGLPLGVTFSFLISSPAVNEVALVMLWGLFGWKIALLYTATGIAVAFFGGIIIGKLKLENQVEDYVYQIKMGEAEIAVPTWKERIEYARGYTKDILKKVWIFVIVGIGFGALIHGYVPMDYVLKYAGRDNPFAVIVAVLLGIPLYSNAAGTIPIIQALVGKGLPMGTALAFMMSIVAISAPEIIILRNVIKPKLLAIFTGIVATAIIIVGYLFNIIL